The Flammeovirgaceae bacterium genome contains a region encoding:
- a CDS encoding superoxide dismutase translates to MPFTLPNLPYAFNALEPHIDARTMEIHHGKHHNAYVTNLNNAIANTDADKLSIEEICKNVSKYPVAVRNNGGGHYNHSLFWTIMGPNAGGVPTGALADAINSAFGNFDEFKTRFAAAGAGRFGSGWAWLIVDGSKKLQITSTLNQDNPLMDVAEVKGTPVLGLDVWEHAYYLNYQNRRPDYIAAWWNVVNWAEVAKRFAAAQ, encoded by the coding sequence ATGCCGTTTACGTTGCCGAATTTACCCTATGCCTTTAATGCGCTTGAACCTCATATTGATGCCCGCACCATGGAAATTCACCACGGCAAGCATCATAACGCTTATGTAACCAACCTGAACAACGCCATTGCCAACACCGATGCTGACAAACTGAGTATTGAGGAGATTTGCAAAAACGTTTCGAAGTACCCGGTGGCCGTGCGCAACAACGGGGGAGGCCATTACAATCACAGTTTGTTCTGGACCATTATGGGCCCGAATGCGGGGGGTGTGCCAACCGGTGCGCTGGCCGATGCGATTAATTCGGCCTTTGGCAATTTTGATGAATTCAAAACCAGGTTCGCTGCGGCCGGTGCCGGCCGGTTTGGCTCAGGCTGGGCCTGGCTGATTGTGGATGGAAGCAAGAAGCTGCAGATTACCTCAACGCTCAACCAGGATAATCCGCTGATGGATGTTGCTGAAGTAAAAGGAACACCTGTTCTAGGCCTGGATGTTTGGGAACACGCCTACTACCTTAACTACCAGAACCGCAGGCCGGATTACATCGCTGCCTGGTGGAATGTGGTAAACTGGGCCGAGGTGGCGAAACGGTTTGCCGCTGCGCAGTAG
- the aspS gene encoding aspartate--tRNA ligase, with amino-acid sequence MLRTHTCGELRISHVNQSVTLTGWVQRLRDKGSILWVDLRDRYGITQLVFEEGKTDSAVLALAKTLGREFVIEAEGVVTERLSKNDKLPTGDVELRVTRLKILNSAKVPPFTIEDESDGGDELRMKYRYLDLRRTPVRENLLLRHKMARQTRAYLDSLNFVEVETPVLIKSTPEGARDFVVPSRIHHGEFYALPQSPQTFKQLLMVSGFDRYYQIVRCFRDEDLRADRQPEFTQIDCEMAFITQEDILNTFEGLIRHLFKTVKGIELGPVPRMTYADAMKYYGSDKPDTRFEMKFVEIKHLTSGKNFNVFDSAELVVGICAKGCAEYTRKQLDELTDFVKRPQVGAKGLVYVQYRADGTFKSSVDKFYTADELKKWAEAFQAQPGDLLLIMAGEANTTRKQLNELRLLMGEKLGLRDATKFSALWVLDFPLLEWNQETKRYHAMHHPFTSPRQEDIPLLETDPGNVRANAYDMVLNGSEIGGGSIRIHDRATQQLMFRKLGFTDEEAKKQFGFLMEAFEYGAPPHGGIAFGFDRLCALFGGSDSIRDFIAFPKNNAGRDMMIDTPSTISEEQLKELGLIIKP; translated from the coding sequence ATGCTACGAACTCATACCTGCGGTGAATTGCGCATTTCACACGTTAATCAATCAGTAACCCTTACCGGGTGGGTACAACGCCTGCGCGACAAGGGAAGCATTTTATGGGTTGACCTGCGCGACCGTTACGGCATTACCCAACTGGTATTTGAGGAGGGTAAGACCGACAGCGCAGTGCTGGCGCTTGCCAAAACACTGGGGCGTGAGTTTGTGATTGAAGCTGAAGGAGTAGTTACTGAACGCCTATCGAAAAATGATAAACTCCCTACCGGTGATGTTGAACTGCGGGTAACCCGACTGAAGATATTGAACAGCGCCAAAGTGCCGCCCTTCACCATCGAAGATGAATCGGATGGCGGTGATGAGCTGCGCATGAAATACCGTTACCTCGACCTGCGCAGAACACCCGTGCGCGAAAACCTGTTGCTCCGCCACAAAATGGCCCGGCAAACCCGCGCCTACCTGGATAGTTTGAATTTTGTGGAGGTGGAAACCCCGGTGCTGATTAAATCCACACCCGAAGGCGCCCGCGATTTTGTGGTTCCCTCCCGCATACACCATGGCGAGTTCTACGCCCTGCCGCAATCGCCTCAAACCTTTAAACAACTGCTCATGGTTTCGGGCTTCGACCGGTACTACCAGATTGTGCGCTGCTTCCGCGATGAAGACCTGCGTGCGGACCGCCAGCCGGAGTTTACGCAAATCGACTGCGAAATGGCTTTTATTACACAAGAAGATATTCTCAACACGTTTGAAGGACTGATTCGCCACTTATTTAAAACTGTAAAAGGAATTGAACTTGGCCCCGTACCACGCATGACCTATGCCGATGCGATGAAATATTACGGGTCGGATAAACCGGATACACGGTTTGAGATGAAGTTCGTTGAAATTAAACACCTAACCTCCGGCAAAAACTTCAACGTGTTCGACAGTGCCGAACTGGTGGTGGGTATTTGTGCCAAAGGCTGTGCCGAGTACACGCGTAAGCAACTGGATGAACTGACCGACTTTGTAAAACGCCCGCAGGTCGGGGCAAAAGGATTGGTGTACGTACAGTACCGTGCGGATGGAACCTTCAAATCATCGGTGGATAAATTTTATACGGCTGATGAGTTGAAGAAATGGGCCGAAGCCTTTCAGGCTCAACCCGGTGATCTGCTGCTTATCATGGCCGGGGAAGCAAACACCACCCGGAAACAACTTAACGAACTGCGCCTGCTGATGGGTGAAAAACTTGGGCTGCGCGATGCAACTAAATTTTCGGCCTTGTGGGTTTTGGATTTTCCGCTGCTGGAGTGGAACCAAGAAACCAAACGCTACCATGCCATGCACCATCCGTTTACTTCGCCCAGGCAGGAAGACATTCCGCTGCTGGAAACCGACCCGGGCAATGTGCGCGCCAATGCGTACGACATGGTGCTGAACGGAAGCGAAATTGGCGGAGGCTCCATTCGTATTCATGATCGCGCCACGCAGCAACTCATGTTTCGTAAACTTGGCTTTACCGATGAGGAAGCAAAAAAACAATTCGGCTTTCTGATGGAGGCTTTTGAATACGGGGCACCACCCCACGGGGGCATTGCCTTCGGGTTCGACAGGCTGTGCGCGTTGTTCGGGGGTTCCGACTCCATCCGCGATTTTATTGCTTTCCCTAAAAACAATGCGGGTCGGGACATGATGATCGATACACCGTCAACCATCTCTGAAGAACAGTTGAAGGAGTTGGGCCTTATCATCAAACCCTAA
- a CDS encoding GH3 auxin-responsive promoter family protein produces the protein MGIRSVLAKPFAAYVAAQTRKWASQPGRVQLQTLTKIIRQASHTAFGRDHGFTTVQSYEDFKKQVPVRDYEQLKPYIDRILTGEGDVLWRGKPAYLAKTSGTTSGTKYIPISHESKYSHFISARNSTLSYVHQTGNASFLDGNLIFLSGSPELEEIGGIKTGRLSGISNHLVPGYLRTNQKPSYATNCIEDWEEKLERIIDETLHANMTLISGIPPWVQMYFDRIHARTGKKIKDVFPNFSVFVYGGVNFEPYRARLEESIGKKVDSIETYPASEGFIAYQDSQHEPGLLLLLNNGMFYEFIPAEEYFAENPTRLSIEEVELGKNYALIINSNAGLWGYSIGDTVKFVSKNPYRLLVTGRIKHFISAFGEHVIGEEVEKAMKATMQKFPEVELTEFTVAPQVTPSEGPPHHEWLVEFGKAPADLASFALNLDNQMRALNVYYDDLITGSILQPLKITLLKPNAFVEYMKSQGKLGGQNKVPRLSNDRKIADLLSMFKL, from the coding sequence ATGGGAATCCGCTCAGTACTTGCCAAACCTTTTGCTGCTTATGTGGCTGCACAGACCCGGAAATGGGCCAGCCAACCCGGTCGTGTTCAGTTGCAAACACTCACAAAAATTATACGGCAGGCAAGCCATACTGCTTTCGGTAGGGATCACGGGTTCACAACTGTTCAGTCATACGAAGACTTTAAAAAGCAAGTACCGGTTCGCGATTATGAACAACTGAAGCCTTACATCGACCGGATTTTAACGGGTGAAGGCGATGTGTTGTGGAGAGGCAAGCCGGCTTACCTGGCCAAAACTTCGGGTACTACTTCGGGCACCAAGTACATACCTATTTCGCACGAGTCGAAATACAGTCATTTTATAAGTGCCCGCAATTCAACGCTAAGTTATGTTCATCAAACAGGTAACGCTTCCTTTCTGGATGGCAACCTGATTTTCCTTTCGGGCAGTCCGGAACTGGAAGAAATTGGCGGCATTAAAACCGGCAGGTTGTCGGGCATCTCCAATCACCTGGTGCCGGGTTACCTGCGTACCAACCAGAAGCCCTCGTATGCTACCAATTGCATTGAGGATTGGGAAGAAAAACTTGAACGAATAATAGATGAAACGCTGCATGCCAACATGACGCTGATATCGGGCATACCGCCATGGGTACAAATGTATTTTGACCGTATACATGCGCGCACCGGAAAGAAGATTAAAGATGTGTTTCCTAATTTCTCGGTGTTTGTTTACGGGGGTGTTAATTTTGAGCCGTATCGGGCCAGGCTGGAGGAATCCATCGGCAAGAAAGTTGACTCCATCGAAACCTATCCGGCCTCCGAAGGTTTCATCGCTTACCAGGATTCGCAGCATGAACCGGGCTTACTGCTGCTGCTCAACAACGGCATGTTTTATGAGTTTATTCCGGCAGAAGAATATTTTGCTGAAAACCCAACACGACTAAGCATTGAAGAAGTTGAACTGGGTAAAAACTATGCACTCATTATTAATAGCAATGCCGGACTGTGGGGATACTCCATTGGCGATACGGTAAAGTTTGTTTCCAAAAACCCATACCGGCTGCTGGTTACCGGCCGTATTAAACATTTTATATCGGCTTTTGGCGAACACGTAATCGGTGAAGAAGTCGAAAAGGCCATGAAAGCCACGATGCAGAAATTTCCGGAAGTTGAACTTACCGAGTTTACCGTGGCACCGCAGGTAACACCTTCGGAGGGCCCGCCACACCATGAGTGGCTTGTTGAATTTGGAAAAGCGCCAGCCGACCTGGCCTCCTTTGCCTTGAACCTGGATAACCAAATGCGGGCATTAAATGTTTACTACGATGACCTGATTACCGGAAGTATCCTGCAGCCGCTGAAGATAACCTTGCTGAAACCGAATGCCTTCGTTGAGTATATGAAATCGCAGGGTAAATTAGGCGGGCAAAATAAAGTACCCCGGCTTTCGAATGATCGGAAAATTGCCGACCTACTCAGTATGTTTAAATTGTAA
- a CDS encoding OmpA family protein produces MPIRCKRSKIVSTLAIWLFPAKQADVKTYFFNCIIGICLLVHLPAQAQKKKEKLKSAGVVQLNDSLTTYSQSDIFSFPNLNNIANYTNREKLNHIRQLEASGAEEALYQALKAYVTNFGIENFSRNTSLLWQLARLSEKHGPKGEAILLYKLVLKHHVPHADITKIQKEYDVLTENQRDYYVPLEQYYQLVEYRKEIDTLRPPHGVLLNMGIGINSPKEDYAPTIGNVDTLLLFTSKRNMHASLIERKYDEDLFFSVREFGLWMDAQEYNDINTSDNEGSACLSHDGKQLYFARCKTEPKGDCDIFIAELKANNTWGNVRNLGPNINSIYWDSHPSLSHSGDTLFFASDRTGGFGQTDIYYSVKDENGNWQKARNIGPIINTRQSEVSPFFHHKFNVLYFSSNGQPLNFGDFDIYKSYKQGTQWGEPKNIGPLVNGPGSEYYFTIDSKSKDLYYARSESDDPKNLDLFSFPVPMEAQPEAIAQLKGTLTNSQTGNPMKGIVSIIDLDYGVEVAPKFLRPDGSFDFSLINKRNYLLIIQGDDYFRIEEIFFMDGDMEINKQTEPLESKIAFKSLEFESGKADILPAMHPDLNRLGNFLTDHPYLNLTISGHTDSEGRADANLRLSQARADAIRAYLMYEFKIDPNRITAIGYGGSKPIVEEKTEDDRRLNRRVEFEIRNKRN; encoded by the coding sequence ATGCCAATACGTTGTAAAAGAAGCAAAATTGTTTCAACTTTAGCGATATGGCTTTTTCCGGCAAAACAAGCTGATGTGAAAACCTATTTTTTTAACTGCATTATTGGCATTTGCCTGCTCGTCCATTTACCTGCCCAAGCGCAGAAAAAAAAGGAAAAACTAAAGAGTGCAGGCGTAGTGCAACTTAATGATAGCCTGACAACTTACAGCCAATCTGACATTTTCAGTTTTCCTAACCTAAATAACATTGCCAACTACACCAATCGTGAGAAGCTGAACCACATCCGGCAACTGGAGGCATCGGGTGCCGAAGAGGCCCTCTACCAGGCACTTAAAGCCTATGTTACAAACTTTGGTATTGAAAACTTTTCGCGTAATACCTCCCTGCTCTGGCAACTGGCCCGGCTTTCGGAGAAACACGGCCCAAAAGGCGAAGCCATATTACTCTATAAGTTGGTACTGAAACACCATGTGCCTCATGCCGATATCACTAAAATTCAGAAAGAATACGATGTGCTTACTGAGAATCAGCGCGACTACTACGTTCCATTAGAACAATACTACCAACTGGTGGAGTATCGCAAAGAAATTGATACCCTGCGCCCCCCGCATGGCGTATTACTGAATATGGGCATCGGAATAAACTCACCGAAAGAAGACTATGCCCCTACCATCGGCAATGTGGATACGCTGCTGTTGTTTACCTCCAAACGAAACATGCACGCCAGCTTAATCGAACGAAAATACGATGAGGATTTATTTTTCAGCGTGCGCGAATTCGGCTTATGGATGGATGCACAGGAGTACAACGACATCAATACCAGCGATAACGAGGGCTCGGCCTGTCTGAGTCATGATGGAAAGCAGTTGTACTTTGCGCGGTGTAAAACCGAACCGAAAGGCGATTGCGATATTTTCATTGCCGAATTAAAAGCAAACAACACCTGGGGTAATGTGCGTAACCTGGGCCCGAACATTAATTCCATCTACTGGGATTCGCACCCTTCACTTTCGCACTCAGGCGATACCCTTTTCTTTGCATCCGACAGGACTGGCGGATTTGGCCAAACCGATATTTACTATTCTGTTAAAGATGAAAACGGCAACTGGCAAAAGGCCCGGAACATCGGACCCATTATTAATACACGACAATCCGAGGTAAGTCCGTTTTTTCATCACAAGTTCAACGTGCTCTATTTCAGTTCAAACGGACAACCCCTCAACTTTGGCGATTTTGATATTTACAAGTCGTACAAACAGGGCACCCAGTGGGGTGAGCCTAAAAACATCGGGCCGCTGGTAAACGGGCCGGGCAGCGAATATTATTTTACCATCGACTCAAAATCGAAGGATCTCTATTACGCGCGCTCAGAAAGTGATGACCCCAAAAACCTCGATCTGTTTTCGTTTCCGGTGCCTATGGAGGCTCAACCCGAAGCGATTGCTCAGCTAAAAGGTACGCTGACCAACAGCCAGACCGGCAACCCGATGAAGGGGATTGTATCGATTATTGATCTGGACTACGGTGTTGAGGTGGCTCCGAAATTTCTGAGGCCCGATGGCAGTTTTGATTTCAGCCTGATTAACAAACGCAATTACCTGCTCATCATCCAGGGCGATGATTATTTCCGCATCGAAGAAATTTTCTTTATGGATGGCGATATGGAAATCAATAAGCAAACCGAGCCACTGGAAAGCAAAATTGCCTTTAAATCATTGGAGTTTGAAAGCGGCAAAGCCGATATTCTGCCGGCCATGCACCCGGATTTAAACCGGCTCGGAAATTTTCTGACCGACCACCCCTACCTGAACCTGACCATCAGCGGGCATACCGATTCGGAAGGCCGGGCCGATGCCAACCTGCGGCTTTCGCAGGCACGTGCTGATGCCATCCGCGCTTACCTGATGTACGAATTCAAAATTGATCCGAACCGCATTACCGCCATCGGGTATGGTGGTTCGAAGCCGATTGTGGAGGAAAAAACCGAAGACGACCGCAGGCTGAACCGCAGGGTTGAGTTTGAGATTAGAAATAAACGGAACTAA
- a CDS encoding trypsin-like peptidase domain-containing protein, with protein sequence MNTLKVIVVGFLAGLAGAFMGFQFFIKNDSSKPQPDTVFTNVHYDSPAYPVTVPEISGSANPTELTDFSTAANKAIPSVVYINSIFKGTSYSPFDWFFGGGTTQTQVSSGSGVIFTRDGYIITNNHVVESAERIEVNYNKKVYPAELIGTDPSTDLAVLKIEETNLPAITLGSSKELQVGEWVVAVGNPFSLSSTVTAGIVSAKGRRIGILEGKFPIESFIQTDAAINPGNSGGALVNKAGALVGINTAILSRTGSYTGYAFAVPVDIAKKVFDDLVKYGVVQKALFGGNVIEYNFQNARKYDLKTEGIDFKGVLVESLDKEGPAVKAGLKPGDVIIRINNAEVNSQSAFEEELAYRYPGDKIAVTYLRDNKTSTASVTLVNKSGTTEIVKRKIYSSASLGAELEATDYGIKVFKLKDKSVLKQIGVPENFTIIAINRVRVKEPEDVIEFFEKFKGRGYIYGVNSAKQQVEIPFIIR encoded by the coding sequence ATGAATACACTCAAAGTTATTGTTGTGGGCTTCCTTGCCGGACTGGCAGGCGCCTTTATGGGTTTTCAATTCTTTATCAAGAATGATAGCAGTAAGCCTCAACCCGATACAGTTTTCACCAATGTACATTACGATTCGCCTGCTTACCCGGTAACAGTTCCTGAAATTTCCGGTTCGGCAAACCCTACAGAGCTAACCGACTTCAGCACGGCAGCCAACAAAGCCATACCCAGTGTGGTGTACATCAACAGCATTTTTAAAGGAACCTCATACTCTCCGTTCGACTGGTTTTTCGGTGGAGGAACAACGCAAACCCAGGTAAGCAGCGGCTCCGGTGTCATCTTCACCCGCGATGGCTACATCATTACCAACAACCACGTGGTTGAATCGGCCGAGCGCATTGAAGTAAACTATAATAAAAAGGTGTATCCGGCCGAACTGATTGGAACCGATCCTTCAACTGATTTAGCAGTACTAAAGATTGAAGAGACCAACCTGCCGGCCATTACACTGGGCTCATCCAAAGAACTTCAGGTGGGCGAATGGGTAGTGGCAGTCGGAAATCCTTTTTCGCTTTCGTCAACCGTAACAGCCGGTATTGTAAGCGCCAAAGGAAGAAGAATTGGAATTCTGGAGGGCAAGTTCCCAATCGAATCTTTTATTCAAACTGATGCAGCCATTAACCCCGGCAATAGCGGTGGGGCACTGGTAAACAAAGCAGGAGCGCTGGTCGGCATCAACACGGCCATCCTCTCCCGTACGGGCAGTTACACCGGCTACGCTTTTGCCGTGCCGGTGGACATTGCCAAAAAAGTTTTTGATGACCTTGTAAAATATGGTGTGGTACAAAAAGCCCTTTTTGGCGGAAACGTGATTGAATACAATTTTCAAAACGCAAGGAAGTACGATTTAAAAACCGAGGGAATTGATTTTAAAGGCGTATTGGTTGAAAGCCTGGATAAGGAAGGGCCCGCGGTAAAGGCCGGTTTAAAACCTGGCGATGTGATTATACGAATCAATAATGCAGAAGTAAACAGCCAAAGTGCATTCGAGGAAGAACTGGCCTATCGTTATCCGGGCGATAAGATTGCAGTTACTTACCTGCGCGATAATAAAACATCAACGGCCTCGGTTACGCTGGTCAACAAATCGGGCACCACCGAAATTGTAAAACGGAAAATTTATTCTTCGGCTTCGCTGGGTGCCGAACTGGAGGCCACCGATTACGGCATAAAAGTTTTCAAGCTGAAAGACAAAAGCGTGCTCAAGCAAATCGGGGTACCCGAAAACTTCACCATCATTGCCATTAACCGTGTACGGGTTAAGGAGCCGGAAGATGTAATTGAGTTTTTTGAAAAATTTAAAGGACGAGGATATATCTATGGTGTTAACAGTGCCAAGCAGCAGGTGGAGATACCGTTTATTATCCGGTAA
- a CDS encoding 1-deoxy-D-xylulose-5-phosphate reductoisomerase — translation MIKKKHIAILGSTGSIGTQALDVVRAHPDAFEVEVITAQNNADLLIQQAIEFKPNAVVIGIEEHYAKVKSALQQYPVKVFAGDGALASVVQMDSIDLVLTALVGYSGLLPTIKAIEAGKTIALANKETLVVAGALITSLAREKGVNIYPVDSEHSAVFQCLAGEFHNRIEKIILTASGGPFRGKKREDLTNVTRAQALKHPNWNMGAKITIDSATLMNKGLEVIEAKWLFGLKAEQVEVVVHPQSIIHSMVQFEDGSIKAQMGLPDMRLPIQFALTYPDRLKSDFPRFNFSDYPSLTFEKPDTETFRNLALAFEALRRGGNMPCVLNAANEVAVAQFLSDKIGFLKMSDVVERCLEKIAYIGNPAYADYVETDKETRTRALEFCK, via the coding sequence TTGATCAAAAAAAAGCATATCGCCATTCTCGGCTCCACCGGTTCCATCGGCACGCAGGCGCTTGATGTGGTGCGGGCTCATCCGGATGCATTTGAAGTGGAAGTTATTACGGCACAGAACAACGCTGATTTACTCATACAACAGGCCATTGAATTTAAACCCAATGCGGTTGTAATCGGAATAGAAGAGCACTACGCAAAAGTAAAATCAGCATTGCAGCAATACCCTGTAAAGGTATTTGCCGGTGATGGTGCGCTGGCATCGGTGGTGCAGATGGACAGCATCGACCTGGTGCTTACCGCGCTGGTGGGCTACTCCGGTCTTCTGCCGACCATTAAGGCTATTGAAGCCGGCAAGACCATCGCATTGGCAAACAAAGAAACACTGGTTGTTGCCGGAGCGCTCATCACCAGTCTGGCGCGTGAAAAGGGAGTGAACATTTACCCGGTTGATTCGGAACACTCGGCTGTTTTTCAATGCCTGGCGGGCGAGTTTCATAACCGCATTGAAAAGATCATTCTTACCGCATCCGGTGGACCCTTTCGCGGAAAGAAGAGAGAAGATCTTACCAACGTAACCCGTGCCCAGGCCCTGAAGCACCCCAACTGGAACATGGGTGCTAAAATTACTATTGATTCGGCCACGCTTATGAACAAAGGCCTCGAGGTAATTGAAGCCAAGTGGCTTTTCGGGCTAAAAGCCGAGCAGGTAGAGGTTGTAGTTCACCCGCAATCCATCATTCACTCGATGGTGCAGTTCGAAGATGGTTCCATAAAGGCCCAGATGGGCCTGCCCGATATGCGCCTGCCCATCCAGTTTGCGCTTACCTACCCCGACCGGCTCAAGTCGGATTTCCCCCGGTTTAATTTTTCGGATTACCCAAGCCTGACCTTCGAAAAACCCGATACCGAAACTTTTCGTAATCTTGCACTCGCTTTTGAGGCGCTGAGGCGGGGCGGAAACATGCCCTGCGTACTCAATGCCGCCAACGAAGTGGCCGTGGCGCAATTCCTGAGCGACAAAATCGGTTTTCTGAAAATGTCGGATGTAGTGGAACGATGCCTCGAAAAAATTGCTTATATCGGTAATCCTGCTTACGCGGATTACGTTGAAACGGACAAAGAAACAAGAACAAGAGCTTTAGAATTCTGTAAATAA
- the rseP gene encoding RIP metalloprotease RseP — MDWMISLAQLLLSISILVAVHEMGHLLAAKYFGMRVEQFSIGFPPKIVSFKKGDTEYAISAIPLGGYVKISGMIDESLDTEAMKQEPKPWEFRSKPAWQRLIVMLGGIIVNVLVGILIFIGITYFFGDSYLLKDKINENGGFVVGAAGESIGLQTGDRIVKINGHDYRYFQELVDPNNLLADNASYTVERNGQEVVIAIPPDFIQRFNRKEGLANFLWYRFPSVVEKVMPGTIASKVGLQKGDVLKQVNGQPVYYHDEVTKLVRSRTDSVSFTVERSGELLSFSEKFSGQPAIGFYARLPKEFLSEAEEKIQYGFFQSIPLGTSRAFTTLVVQVKAFGKIISGVLSPKESLSGPIGIMQAFGRTWDWERFWSLTGVLSLVLAFMNLLPIPALDGGHVMFLGYEIISQRKPSDKFLERAQKVGMVFLLTLMVLIFANDIIKLF, encoded by the coding sequence ATGGATTGGATGATTTCGCTGGCCCAGCTGTTGCTGAGCATTTCAATTTTGGTTGCCGTACATGAAATGGGCCATTTATTGGCTGCAAAATATTTTGGTATGCGGGTGGAACAGTTCTCCATTGGGTTTCCGCCTAAAATCGTGTCGTTTAAAAAAGGCGATACCGAATATGCCATCAGTGCCATCCCGTTGGGAGGCTATGTAAAAATATCCGGTATGATTGATGAATCGCTTGATACCGAAGCGATGAAACAGGAACCCAAGCCCTGGGAGTTCCGCAGCAAGCCGGCCTGGCAACGGCTTATTGTGATGCTTGGCGGCATTATTGTTAATGTACTGGTGGGAATTTTGATTTTTATCGGCATCACCTATTTCTTTGGCGATTCGTACCTGCTTAAAGATAAAATCAATGAGAACGGTGGTTTTGTTGTGGGCGCAGCCGGAGAAAGCATTGGCTTGCAAACCGGTGACAGGATTGTTAAAATTAACGGACATGATTACCGCTACTTTCAGGAACTGGTTGACCCGAACAACCTGCTGGCCGATAACGCATCGTACACCGTTGAGCGCAACGGGCAGGAAGTAGTGATTGCCATTCCGCCTGACTTCATTCAGCGGTTTAACCGGAAAGAAGGACTTGCTAACTTTCTGTGGTACCGCTTTCCTTCGGTTGTTGAAAAAGTAATGCCGGGAACGATTGCATCAAAAGTCGGGCTTCAGAAAGGCGATGTGTTGAAGCAGGTTAACGGCCAGCCGGTTTATTACCATGACGAAGTAACCAAACTGGTTCGCTCGCGCACCGACTCCGTTTCGTTTACTGTTGAACGGAGTGGCGAATTACTCTCGTTCAGCGAAAAATTTTCAGGGCAGCCCGCTATCGGGTTTTATGCCCGCCTGCCGAAGGAGTTTTTAAGCGAGGCGGAGGAAAAAATTCAATACGGATTTTTCCAGTCCATCCCGTTGGGTACATCGCGTGCCTTTACCACGCTGGTGGTACAGGTAAAAGCATTTGGAAAAATTATTTCGGGTGTACTCTCTCCGAAGGAATCGCTTTCCGGCCCGATTGGCATTATGCAGGCGTTTGGCCGCACGTGGGACTGGGAGCGCTTCTGGTCGCTAACGGGCGTGCTTTCGCTGGTATTGGCGTTTATGAACCTGCTGCCCATACCCGCCCTGGATGGCGGGCACGTGATGTTCCTCGGCTATGAAATTATTTCGCAGCGAAAACCATCCGATAAATTTCTTGAACGGGCGCAAAAAGTAGGCATGGTATTCTTGCTTACGCTGATGGTGCTGATTTTTGCCAACGACATTATCAAGTTGTTTTAG
- a CDS encoding nucleoside deaminase, whose product MREALKEAHKALAIGEVPVGAVVVSNNRIIARAHNQTEKLTDATAHAEMLAATAAANYLGSKYLDECTLYVTLEPCVMCAGALNWVQLQRLAFGASDPQRGYRLVNGKVLHPRTEVTEGVLAGESKELIDRFFKRIRGK is encoded by the coding sequence ATGCGCGAAGCGCTGAAAGAAGCGCACAAAGCGCTGGCCATTGGCGAAGTGCCCGTAGGTGCAGTGGTGGTAAGTAACAACCGCATTATTGCACGGGCCCACAACCAAACTGAAAAGCTTACCGATGCCACGGCTCATGCTGAAATGCTGGCAGCTACCGCAGCGGCAAACTACCTGGGTTCAAAATACCTGGATGAATGCACACTGTATGTTACCCTTGAACCCTGCGTGATGTGTGCCGGAGCGTTGAATTGGGTACAATTGCAGCGACTGGCATTCGGGGCCAGCGATCCGCAACGGGGTTACCGGCTGGTGAATGGAAAGGTGCTTCATCCGCGAACGGAGGTAACCGAAGGAGTCCTTGCCGGAGAATCAAAGGAACTGATTGACCGGTTTTTTAAGCGAATCAGGGGAAAGTGA